In Tenebrio molitor chromosome 8, icTenMoli1.1, whole genome shotgun sequence, a genomic segment contains:
- the Hem gene encoding membrane-associated protein Hem, whose protein sequence is MARQIAPNERKIAEKLMILNDRGVGMLTRIYNIKKACGDAKSKPGFLSDKNLESSIKSIVRRFPNVDTKNLTAIHGLRNEIIKSLSLYYYTFVDLLDFKDHVCELLTSMGAFQIDLDISVNFELTKHYLDLVTTYVSLMVLLSRVEDRKAVLGLFNAAYEIVHSSADASFPRLGNMIIEYEVPFRKLCEEFVPHTRLLLSAITSLLPIYTARNVSADKWRSELKLSLVGNPAALLKPVVAERMSCEFMSLDTMERWIVFGLLLIHPHLQQEQLNKLWINALESSWVIPLFRDEVIYTHQYISSYFDTIKGYSKRTSEVKDCHSQAIQKAGYKHRERRKFLRTALKELGLIFMDQPGLLGPKALMVFMGLCYARDEVLWLLRHNDNPPQQKNKGKSTEDLVDRHLPELLFHMEDLRVLVRKYSQVMQRYYVQYLSHFDAIALKEMIQKSYGSVGEDECVILSTLCNTIAGLSVKQVEDNETFNFFAFRLDWFRLQAFMSTVNSGLKIMENKELAQFLDGVQFHTKMVDNLDEMLVETSDLSIFCFYNRIFEDQFHMCLEFPAQNRFIVAFPSICSHFQNCTHELCPEERHHIRERSLSVVNVFLDEMAKEAKNIITAICDAQCKMSDKLLPKNCAHLISQQINRKKKEKNKKNTLEIEKPGKESYRKTRENLTTMDKLHMALTELCYAINYFSNINVWEYTFAPREYLHQHLESRFARALVGMVMYNADTNEIAKPSELLVSVRAYMNVLQTVENYVHIDITRVFNNCLLQQTQPVDSHGDKTIAAIYTQWYSEVLLRRVSAGNIIFSTNQRSFVCLTAEAVIPFNPEEYSDVNELRALSELIGPYGMKQLSETLMWHIASQVIELKKLAESNKEVLLSLRTNFDKPDVMKEQFKKLTQVENVLQRMTIVGVILSFRQLAQSCLTDVLEQRIPFLLSSILDFRHHLPSGDPLKVVSEMTSAAGIPCKVDPTLVSALKLQKPESDVDEHLFVCLLMVFVAVSIPKLAKQEQSFYRASLEGHTNNIHCMALAVNHIFGALFTICNQGDMEDRMKEFLALASSSLLRLGQEADKEATKNRESVYLLLDQIVQESPFLTMDLLESCFPYALIRNAYHAVYKQEQMLA, encoded by the coding sequence ATGGCTCGTCAGATCGCCCCTAACGAGCGAAAAATCGCCGAGAAACTGATGATCCTGAACGACCGAGGCGTCGGGATGCTCACTCGCATCTACAACATAAAAAAGGCGTGTGGGGACGCCAAATCTAAACCGGGGTTCCTGTCGGACAAGAATCTCGAGTCCTCAATCAAGAGCATCGTGCGCCGGTTCCCCAACGTCGACACCAAAAACCTGACAGCGATTCACGGCTTGCGGAACGAAATAATCAAATCGCTGTCGCTTTATTATTATACGTTCGTTGACCTGCTCGACTTCAAAGACCACGTTTGCGAGTTGTTGACGAGCATGGGCGCGTTCCAGATCGATCTGGACATATCGGTGAATTTCGAGCTGACCAAGCACTACCTCGATCTGGTGACGACGTACGTGTCTTTGATGGTGCTGCTGTCGCGGGTGGAGGACCGCAAAGCTGTCCTGGGGCTGTTCAACGCGGCCTACGAAATCGTGCACTCCTCAGCCGACGCGAGTTTCCCGCGACTCGGGAACATGATAATCGAGTACGAAGTACCGTTCCGGAAGTTGTGCGAGGAGTTCGTGCCCCACACGCGACTCCTCCTCAGCgccataacctcacttttaccAATCTACACCGCGCGCAACGTATCCGCCGACAAGTGGCGGTCAGAGTTGAAGCTTAGTCTAGTTGGCAACCCTGCGGCTCTCTTGAAGCCCGTCGTAGCCGAACGCATGTCTTGCGAGTTCATGTCTCTCGACACGATGGAGAGGTGGATCGTTTTTGGGTTGTTGCTGATCCATCCGCACCTGCAGCAAGAACAGCTGAACAAGTTGTGGATCAACGCGTTGGAGTCGTCCTGGGTCATTCCGCTTTTCCGCGACGAAGTGATCTACACCCACCAATACATCTCGTCGTATTTTGACACCATCAAGGGATACAGCAAGAGGACGTCGGAAGTCAAGGACTGTCACAGTCAAGCCATCCAGAAGGCCGGGTACAAGCACCGAGAGCGGCGGAAATTCTTGCGGACCGCGCTGAAAGAGCTGGGTTTGATCTTCATGGACCAGCCGGGTCTCCTGGGACCCAAAGCTTTGATGGTCTTCATGGGGCTGTGCTACGCGAGGGACGAGGTGTTGTGGTTGTTGCGACACAACGACAACCCTCCCCAGCAGAAGAACAAAGGAAAGTCGACGGAAGACCTGGTCGACCGGCACCTCCCAGAACTCCTGTTCCACATGGAGGACCTGCGGGTGctggtccggaagtacagccaAGTCATGCAGAGGTACTACGTGCAGTACTTGTCCCACTTCGACGCCATAGCTCTGAAAGAGATGATCCAGAAGAGTTACGGCTCCGTGGGCGAAGACGAGTGCGTGATCTTGTCCACCTTGTGCAACACCATCGCCGGCCTGTCCGTCAAGCAAGTCGAAGACAACGAAACCTTCAACTTCTTCGCCTTCCGGTTGGACTGGTTCCGGCTGCAAGCCTTCATGTCCACGGTCAACTCCGGGCTCAAGATCATGGAAAACAAAGAGCTGGCGCAGTTCTTGGACGGCGTCCAGTTCCACACCAAGATGGTGGACAACCTGGACGAGATGCTGGTCGAGACCTCCGACTTGTCAATCTTCTGCTTCTACAACCGCATCTTCGAGGACCAGTTCCACATGTGTCTGGAGTTCCCAGCCCAGAACCGCTTCATAGTTGCCTTTCCGTCGATCTGTTCGCACTTCCAGAACTGCACCCACGAGCTGTGTCCCGAGGAGCGCCACCACATCCGCGAGAGGAGTCTCTCGGTGGTCAACGTGTTCCTCGATGAGATGGCCAAAGAGGCGAAGAACATCATCACGGCGATTTGCGACGCGCAGTGCAAGATGAGCGACAAGCTCCTCCCCAAGAACTGCGCGCACTTGATCTCCCAACAAATCAACCGCAAGAAGAAGGAGAAGAACAAGAAGAACACGCTGGAGATCGAGAAACCAGGCAAGGAGAGCTACAGGAAGACCCGCGAGAATCTGACCACGATGGACAAGCTGCACATGGCGCTGACCGAGCTCTGCTACGCCATCAACTACTTCAGCAACATCAACGTGTGGGAGTACACGTTTGCCCCCAGGGAGTACCTGCACCAGCACCTGGAGAGCCGCTTCGCGCGCGCTCTGGTGGGGATGGTCATGTACAACGCTGACACCAATGAGATCGCCAAGCCGTCGGAGCTTCTGGTGAGCGTGAGGGCCTACATGAACGTGCTGCAGACTGTCGAGAACTACGTCCACATCGACATCACGCGAGTCTTCAACAACTGCCTCCTGCAGCAGACCCAGCCTGTGGACAGCCACGGCGACAAGACCATCGCCGCGATCTACACCCAGTGGTACTCCGAGGTGTTGCTGAGGCGCGTCAGCGCCGGCAACATCATCTTCTCGACCAATCAGAGATCGTTCGTGTGCCTGACCGCCGAAGCCGTGATCCCGTTCAACCCCGAGGAGTACTCGGACGTGAACGAGCTCCGCGCCCTGTCCGAGCTGATCGGCCCCTACGGCATGAAGCAACTGAGCGAGACCTTGATGTGGCACATCGCCAGCCAAGTCATAGAACTGAAGAAACTCGCCGAAAGCAACAAAGAAGTCCTGCTGTCGCTCCGGACGAACTTCGACAAGCCCGACGTGATGAAAGAGCAGTTCAAGAAGCTGACCCAAGTGGAGAACGTCCTCCAGCGCATGACCATCGTCGGAGTGATCCTCAGCTTCCGCCAGCTGGCCCAATCGTGCCTCACCGACGTCCTCGAGCAGCGCATCCCATTCCTCCTCAGCTCTATTCTCGACTTCCGCCACCACCTGCCCAGCGGCGACCCGCTCAAGGTGGTCAGCGAGATGACGTCCGCAGCGGGGATCCCCTGCAAGGTCGACCCCACGCTGGTCAGCGCTCTCAAGCTGCAGAAACCCGAGAGCGACGTCGACGAGCACCTTTTCGTCTGTCTCTTGATGGTTTTCGTGGCGGTCTCCATCCCGAAGCTGGCCAAGCAGGAACAGTCGTTTTACAGAGCTTCGTTGGAGGGACACACGAACAATATCCACTGCATGGCGCTGGCGGTCAATCACATCTTCGGCGCCCTCTTCACCATTTGCAACCAGGGGGACATGGAGGATCGCATGAAGGAGTTTCTGGCCCTGGCGTCGTCGAGTTTGTTACGGCTGGGACAGGAGGCCGACAAGGAGGCCACGAAGAACAGGGAGAGCGTTTATTTGCTGTTGGATCAGATCGTACAAGAGTCGCCGTTTCTTACCATGGACCTGTTGGAGTCGTGTTTTCCTTACGCTCTCATCCGGAACGCATACCACGCCGTGTACAAGCAGGAACAGATGCTGGCTTGA
- the LOC138136864 gene encoding BTB/POZ domain-containing protein 9-like, translating into MAEEEKEVLTSQIVKAHDDFSWLYLNQRYSDITIIVHGRKFYAHKAILAARCDFFKFVFYDHVQAIKESPEAIGTDISVWAFQELLRFIYTGAIITTPNVTLILELLEISVNCSFTDLENFLTNKLKSALNLENAYDILNVANSRDLDELRDACHTFMDENAPEIIASPLFNNLPQKSAIGVLQRDTFCAPEIAIFDCVAKWCKVNKDVDNLVIQCVRLSLLTVDEIVSTVRPSELVEDETLWAAIAEIIGIKPKTSFYRIKKSAVLLTSKRNLNTYAYHPIDKSSSITVRLGAPSQVNYIKMRLLDEDLRFYSYYIEVSLDQRNWKRIINYSYPCRSWQDLYFKEEMIQYIRIVGTYNSASQDFHLVSFEAYYKSDIPKLVGDIICPDKNFAILNKKALVIEGNNPNVLLKQHFEIPGFTYHTIDVDQIVVHFAQPYMISRIQLLLWEGGLFRYFIETSVDKTNWRIAVDRTKANCSSWQLLQFDERPVVFIKIVGTYSTVTNDKVKEFRCALLKCFGNNDDN; encoded by the exons ATggcagaagaagaaaaagaagtgCTAACCAGTCAGATTGTAAAAGCACATGACGATTTTTCATGGCTTTATCTAAACCAAAGATATTCAGACATTACCATCATTGTTCATGGCCGAAAGTTCTACGCCCATAAG GCAATTCTTGCTGCCAGATGTGATTTTTTCAAGTTTGTGTTCTACGACCATGTGCAAGCAATAAAAGAG TCGCCGGAAGCTATAGGAACAGATATTTCTGTATGGGCCTTCCAAGAATTACTGAGATTCATTTACACAG GCGCCATTATTACAACTCCCAACGTAACGTTAATTCTAGAACTATTAGAAATATCAGTGAACTGTTCCTTCACAGATTTGGAAAACTTCCTCACGAACAAGCTTAAATCTGCCTTGAATCTGGAAAATGCGTATGACATTTTGAACGTGGCCAACTCACGTGATCTGGATGAATTGAGAGATGCTTGCCACACATTTATGGATGAAAATGCTCCAGAAATAATCGCCAGTCCCCTTTTTAATAACTTACCGCAA AAATCGGCGATTGGAGTGTTACAAAGAGACACTTTTTGTGCCCCAGAAATCGCAATTTTCGATTGCGTTGCCAAATGGTGCAAAGTCAACAAGGACGTTGACAATTTGGTGATACAGTGTGTTCGATTGTCGTTGCTAACAGTTGACGAAATTGTGTCGACAGTCCGACCCTCCGAATTGGTGGAAGATGAAACGTTGTGGGCTGCTATCGCTGAAATCATTGGAATTAAACCAAAAACTTCGTTCtatagaattaaaaaat CTGCAGTATTATTGACAAGCAAAAGGAATTTGAATACCTATGCCTACCACCCGATTGACAAGAGTAGTAGTATCACAGTTAGACTTGGTGCTCCATCGCAGGTGAATTACATAAAAATGAGGTTGTTGGATGAGGACTTACG attttattcttattacatCGAAGTTTCGCTGGATCAAAGAAACTGGAAGAGAATTATCAACTACTCGTATCCGTGTCGATCCTGGCAAGACTTgtattttaaagaagaaatgataCAGTACATAAGAATCGTAGGAACCTACAATTCAGCAAGTCAA GATTTCCATCTGGTATCTTTTGAAGCATATTACAAAAGTGATATTCCTAAACTCGTGGGGGATATAATTTGTCCAGATAAAAACTTTGCCATATTGAACAAGAAAGCGCTCGTTATTGAAGG GAATAATCCAAACGTATTGCTGAAGCAGCATTTCGAAATCCCTGGTTTCACTTATCATACAATAGATGTGGACCAAATCGTCGTACACTTTG CTCAACCTTACATGATTTCGAGAATACAGTTACTGCTTTGGGAGGGTGGTCTCTTCAGGTATTTCATCGAAACGTCAGTCGACAAAACTAACTGGAGGATTGCCGTGGATCGTACAAAAGCAAACTGCTCGTCTTGGCAATTGCTTCAATTCGACGAGAGACCTGtggtttttataaaaattgtaggAACATACAGCACAGTTACAAATGACAAAGTTAAG GAATTTCGGTGTGCTCTCTTGAAGTGTTTCGGCAACAACGACGACAACTAA
- the LOC138136863 gene encoding BTB/POZ domain-containing protein 9-like, with protein MKDMSKEKKKFLKEESFLAIYDNKNKKVLNVFNCSRFSGFPFRAVFIRSTMAKQEKTEATTSALQLCEDVSTLYLNQMFSDITFIVNGEKLHAHKVILAARCDHFKTLFREGLKPEQWEVPVTAVSLQVFQELLRFIYTGAITSNAKLILEALDLAQQYSFKNMQNAVVAKLQSILDLENVYTILNVANSRDLDELRDACHTFMDENSSKIVAEDCFNHLSKESVIKLLQRNTFFVPEVEIFKSVTKWCKANNDFDTLVIQCVRLSHMTVAEIVSIVRPSDLIDNETLWSATAEIVGVNPKTSSCRGKKLVDVNFATPENRAEVISGQNTSELLTGNRNEHLGCAYHVIDNKSNITVKLGHPWYVNHIKILLGRGHASAYSYSVEVSLGQEEWKKVVDYSLYQCQSWQDLYFEEEMVQYIRIVGTNSTPTKIDLKLVSFEAYYRTSIPKLIDGVICPVTNVATLNKNAKVIQGVNGEALLNENYTRYDERNGYTYHEIGQSKIVVQFAQPYMVSTMKVLLWDKDDRSYRYFVETSVDYSYWKMVVDRRDVDCKSWQFLQFDERPVVYIRITGTKNTANNCFHCVHLECPASSDNQ; from the exons ATGAAAGATATGtcaaaagagaagaaaaaatttctaaaagaAGAATCGTTTCTTGCGATTTATGATAACAAGAATAAAAAGGTGTTGAACGTGTTTAACTGCAGCAGGTTCTCAG gtTTCCCTTTTCGAGCAGTATTTATACGAAGCACAATGGCGAAACAAGAAAAAACCGAAGCGACAACTAGTGCTTTGCAACTGTGCGAAGATGTCTCGACGCTTTATCTGAACCAGATGTTTTCGGACATTACCTTCATTGTTAACGGCGAAAAGCTTCACGCCCATAAG gtGATTCTTGCTGCCAGATGTGATCATTTCAAGACTTTGTTCCGCGAAGGTTTAAAACCAGAACag TGGGAGGTCCCAGTAACAGCCGTCTCGTTGCAGGTCTTTCAAGAATTATTGAGATTTATTTACACAG GTGCGATTACTTCCAATGCAAAGTTAATCCTCGAAGCATTAGATCTAGCTCAGCAATACTCGTTCAAAAACATGCAAAACGCCGTTGTAGCAAAGCTCCAATCCATCTTGGATCTGGAAAATGTGTACACCATTTTGAACGTTGCCAACTCACGTGATCTGGACGAATTGAGAGACGCTTGCCACACGTTTATGGAtgaaaattcttcaaaaattgtcgccgaggacTGTTTCAATCACTTGTCTAAA GAATCTGtaattaaattgttacaaAGAAACACTTTTTTTGTCCCGGAAGTGGAGATTTTCAAAAGCGTTACCAAATGGTGCAAAGCCAACAACGACTTTGACACTTTGGTGATACAGTGTGTTCGACTGTCACACATGACAGTTGCTGAAATTGTGTCAATCGTCCGGCCCTCAGACTTGATTGATAATGAAACCCTCTGGAGTGCTACCGCGGAGATTGTTGGAGTCAATCCAAAAACTTCTTCTTGTCGAggcaaaaaat tggTTGATGTGAACTTTGCTACTCCCGAAAATAGAGCCGAAGTGATTTCTGGACAAAACACGAGTGAATTATTGACAGGTAATAGAAACGAGCATCTAGGTTGTGCGTACCACGTGATCGATAATAAAAGTAATATCACTGTTAAACTTGGTCATCCGTGGTACGTTAATCACATAAAAATATTGCTGGGAAGAGGTCATGCAAG TGCTTATTCTTATTCCGTCGAAGTTTCGCTTGGTCAAGAAGAATGGAAAAAAGTTGTTGATTATTCTTTGTATCAATGTCAATCGTGGCAGGACTTGtattttgaagaagaaatggtGCAGTACATAAGAATAGTTGGAACCAACAGTACTCCCACCAAAATC GATTTGAAGCTGGTATCTTTTGAGGCATATTACAGAACCAGTATACCTAAACTTATTGATGGTGTAATTTGTCCAGTTACAAACGTTGCCACGTTAAATAAGAACGCAAAGGTTATTCAAGG GGTTAACGGAGAGGCATTGCTGAATGAAAATTACACAAGATACGACGAAAGAAATGGTTACACGTACCACGAAATCGGACAAAGCAAAATAGTGGTACAATTTG CACAACCTTACATGGTTTCAACCATGAAAGTCCTGCTCTGGGATAAAGACGACAGAAGCTACAGATATTTTGTTGAAACGTCAGTGGACTATTCTTACTGGAAAATGGTGGTCGATAGGAGAGATGTGGACTGCAAGTCTTGGCAATTTCTTCAGTTCGACGAGAGACCGGTGGTTTATATAAGAATAACGGGAACGAAAAATACAGCCAACAAT tgcTTTCATTGCGTTCATTTGGAGTGTCCCGCTTCCAGCGATAACCAATAG